The Candidatus Nanohalovita haloferacivicina region TAATTATTCTCCAGGTTTCCGATTTTGGCCAAGAGAGATTCGATCTGGATGTCGCTGCTTCCTCCTTCTGCAATCCTGAATTCGAACTCCCCGAGATGTTCAACGATCTCAAGCTTGGCATCATCGCTGATATCAAGGTCAAAAACCTCTCTGTGAATCGAATTAATCACATCCTGGCCATCAAGGCCTCTGTTGATCATTATCTCGGCAAGATCTTCACGAGCCTCAATAAAGTCGCCGGCAAGAGCCTTATCAAGTATTTCTCTGATTTCATCAGGTCTAAGAGAGGCTGCAACTGCGTAAATATCTTTTTCCTCTATTTCATCGTTCTGTATGGACGCGGTCTGAAGCACGTTGGTAACTCTTCTTAGATCACCGTCCGAGACTCGCATGATTGCGTCGATAGCGTCTTCTGAAATTTTGAAGCCTTCTTCTTTTCCAAGTCTCTGGATGTACTCCTCAACTTTATCCTGTTCCAACCTGTTAAATCTGAATACTGCGCACCTGGACTGTATAGGGTCGATTATCTTTGAAGAGTAATTACATGAAAGTATGAAACGGCAGTTATCTGAGAACTGTTCCATTGTTCTTCTCAAGGCCTGTTGTGCATCAGAAGTAAGTGCGTCGGCCTCATCAAGGAAAATAATCTTGTAATCTGCATTAATAGGTTTTGTACGGGCAAAGTCCTTGATTTTTTCTCTTACTACGTTGATTCCTCTCTCGTCGGAGGCGTTAGTTTCCATAAAATTCTGTTTCCACTCATCGCCGTAGAGATCTTTAGCCATG contains the following coding sequences:
- a CDS encoding replication factor C small subunit — encoded protein: MISIWTEKYRPDSLDEVVGQDNIVDRLSAFVEEDSVPHILFAGPAGTGKTTSAIAMAKDLYGDEWKQNFMETNASDERGINVVREKIKDFARTKPINADYKIIFLDEADALTSDAQQALRRTMEQFSDNCRFILSCNYSSKIIDPIQSRCAVFRFNRLEQDKVEEYIQRLGKEEGFKISEDAIDAIMRVSDGDLRRVTNVLQTASIQNDEIEEKDIYAVAASLRPDEIREILDKALAGDFIEAREDLAEIMINRGLDGQDVINSIHREVFDLDISDDAKLEIVEHLGEFEFRIAEGGSSDIQIESLLAKIGNLENN